A stretch of the Papaver somniferum cultivar HN1 chromosome 6, ASM357369v1, whole genome shotgun sequence genome encodes the following:
- the LOC113286878 gene encoding probable trehalose-phosphate phosphatase J has translation MTKQNVLISAEKNVSSSTLALTTIMSKSSSSTSSSKPPAPQTSSSINLAITRKSLLKQLEIESGSRINAWVETMKASSPTHIKSPDAFSPTEEHRSWMVHHPSALNMFEQIIQASQGKKIVVFLDYDGTLSPIVADPDRAYMSKQMRAAVRDVAKFFPTAIISGRCRDQVYSFVKLAGLYYAGSHGMDIRGPTKGAKCKKRSDQGVLFQAASEFLPMIDEVNKALIEETKSIDGAKVENNKFCVSVHYRNVDEKQWSLIAETVTSILKEYPQLKLTHGRKVLEIRPTIKWDKGKALEFLLESLGFGNTNDVLPLYIGDDRTDEDAFKVLREREQGFGILVSKCPKETSASYSLQEPAEVMDFLHRLVDWKKLSNLTRRCK, from the exons ATGACGAAACAGAATGTATTGATTTCGGCTGAAAAGAATGTAAGCTCGTCAACATTAGCATTAACAACAATAATGtcgaaatcatcatcatcaacttcaTCATCGAAACCACCTGCCCCGCAAACTAGTAGTAGTATTAATTTAGCAATAACAAGAAAGAGTTTATTGAAACAGCTTGAAATTGAAAGTGGGTCAAGAATCAATGCATGGGTTGAAACCATGAAAGCTTCGTCTCCTACTCATATCAAATCACCAGATGCTTTCTCTCCTACTGAAGAACATCGTTCCTGGATG GTTCATCATCCATCAGCTCTGAACATGTTTGAGCAAATAATCCAAGCATCCCAAGGGAAGAAAATCGTAGTCTTTCTGGACTACGATGGTACACTTTCTCCCATTGTGGCTGACCCCGATCGAGCCTACATGTCTAAGCAGATGAGAGCCGCGGTTAGAGATGTCGCCAAGTTTTTCCCTACGGCCATCATTAGCGGAAGATGCCGTGATCAG gtGTATAGCTTTGTCAAGTTAGCTGGTCTGTATTATGCTGGCAGTCATGGAATGGACATTAGAGGCCCAACCAAAGGTGCCAAATGCAAGAAA AGAAGTGATCAAGGTGTTTTGTTTCAGGCAGCAAGTGAGTTCTTGCCCATGATTGATGAG gttAATAAGGCattaattgaggaaacaaaatcAATTGATGGAGCCAAAGTTGAGAACAATAAGTTTTGTGTATCTGTTCATTACAGAAATGTGGATGAAAAG CAATGGAGTTTAATAGCAGAGACAGTAACATCAATACTGAAGGAGTATCCTCAGCTGAAGCTCACTCATGGAAGAAAG GTACTGGAGATTCGACCAACCATTAAATGGGACAAGGGAAAAGCTCTTGAATTTTTGCTAGAGTCTCTTG GATTCGGGAACACTAATGATGTTTTGCCACTTTATATCGGCGACGATCGGACGGATGAAGATGCATTTAAG GTACTGAGGGAGAGAGAACAAGGTTTTGGGATTCTTGTATCAAAATGTCCCAAAGAAACTAGTGCATCTTATTCTCTACAAGAACCGGCCGAGGTCATGGATTTCTTGCATCGGTTGGTCGATTGGAAGAAACTATCGAACTTAACCAGAAGatgtaaataa